Below is a window of Polyangiaceae bacterium DNA.
AGGCGAGGGCCCGGGCGCGCCGCCCGAGCGTAGCAGGCGACGGCGCAGGCGGCGCCCGCCGCGAGCGCCAGCGCGCGCCGGCGGCCGTCGCGCACGCGGAGCAGCACGGCGACACCCGCGAGCCCGCATAGCGAGCCGAGGGTGCCCCAGGGCAGCGACGCGGGGGCGTAACGCACCACCACGCGGTGCGTGCCCGGCGGCAGCTCCACGGCCAGGCGCCCCGCGTCCACGGCGACGTCCCCCAGCGACGCGCGCCAGCCGGGAGCGTAGGTCTGGTTGAACACGACCCGCCCGCCGATCGGGAGCACCACCTCCGCGAAGGCCGCGCGCGTGCTGCGACCTTCGGTGACCACGCTGCCCAGCGGGGCGACACGGGCTTGATCCACGTCGCCGGCCCAGAGCCCTGGGGCGGGCTCGTAGCCCATGCCCGTGTAGCACCAGCCGCTGCCGATCTCGTCGGTCGGCGCCTGCGCCCGCGGGGGGTAGGGGCTCGGCGTCTTCGGCGGCGCGACGTCGCGCAGGTGGTAGTGGCCGCCGGTGCCGGCGAGCAGCGGCGCGAACTCCCAGTGGCCGTCGAGCACCGCGCGGTGCTGCAAGACCACCGGCGCGCCCAGCGCGGCGGCCAGCAGCCAGGGCGCGAGGGCGGCGTGTTCGCGCAGGCGCTGGAGCCAGCCCCTCTCCGCGGCACGCGCCTCGAGCCAGTCGAGCCCGGCGCCGGCGAGCAGCGCCAGGAAGAACGTCACCGCGAACAGGAAGCGCGACGGCACCTGGAGCGAGCCGAACACGGGCAAGCGCCGGAGCAGCGGCCACGGCGCGAAGCTCGCGAAGTCGCCGAGCGCGAGGCTGGTGAAGAGCAGCAGCGGGACGAGCAGTCGAAGCCGAGTGCGCTCCGCGGTGAGCGCGCCCACGAGCGCCAGGAGAACGACCCCGGCGCCGACGTAGGCCCCGTATTCGACGCGCGCGTAGGGGTGCCCGGGCTCCTGGACCAGATCCGCCGCCCGGTCGAAGTGGGTGAGGAACCCCCAGAGCTCGCGCAGCGAGATCGCGTCGAGCTGAGGTCGGTGGCGTGGATACCAGAGCAGGTGCTCGATGATCGGCACCAGCCGGAACGCCGAGAGCAGGAGCGCGAGCAGCGCCGAGACGCCGAGCGCGGTGGCGAGCTTTCGTGGCTCGACTCGCCGGGCGAGAGCGAGCAGCGCGTCGAGGCCGAGCAAGAGACCGAAGTACGGGAAGGCGTAGACTCCGCCGGCGAACAACGCCAAGGCGAACACCAGCGCGCAGAGCGCCGTCCAGCGCGGGTCGCGGAGCGCTCGCCGGAAGCCGAGCAGGAGCCAGGGCGTCAGGTAGAACGCGACGAAGCCGCCGTGCCCGGAGCCGACGTGCCAGGCGAAGAAGCCCGAGCCCGTGAAGACCAGGGCCGCGAGGGCCGCCGCGGCGGGACCGAGCCCCTCCTCGCTTCGGGCGAAGCGATACATGCCGGCCAGCCCCGCCGCGGCGTGGAGCAGGATGAAGAGCTTCAGCGCGAGGGTCGAGCCGAAGACGAAGGTCAGAAAGTAGATGGGGTGGAAGAGCTGCGACTGCGGATCGCCCCACTCCGGGATGCCGCCGCACTGATAGGGGTTCCAGAGCGGCAGCTCCCCGTAGCGAGACAGCGCGACCTGACCGAGCTCCCAGGAGTGATGGAAGAACTGGTAGTCGCCGAAGCCGGTGGCGAACGGCCGCTCGAACAGCTCGCTGAACAGCCCGAGCAAGAGGCCGAGCGCCGCCGCGCCCTGGGCGAGCAGGCGGAGGCGACTCGGCGCGGCCATCGAGCGGCGAAGCTACACCGGGTTCGGACTCGGCGGGAGTATGCCGCGAAACCCGAATCAGAGCTCGTGCGGCATCAGATCGTGCGGCGAGCGGAAGAACTGAGCCGGCGAGTACGCGAGCAAGCTCGAGACCCGGCGCATGTAGATGTCCGCGTAGGTGGCGACCTGGAGGCCGAAGCCGCTCATCTCGTTCTCCTCCTTGAGCAGCGAGCCCCAGTAAGGGTGGAAGGTGCGATCGACGCGCTCGTGCAGGAGCGCGTGCTCCGAGTCGATGCGGCGGAGCTCCGCTCGCAGCCGGTCGATGGCGCGCTTGACCCGCGCCCGGTCGGCGACCCGATCCGCGCCGTCGCCGTTCGTCGCCTTTCCCAGCTCCTTGAACTGAGTCTGGTAGAAGCGCAGCTCGTCCTCGATCTTCTCGCGCTGCTCGTACAGCTCGCGGATGCGCGAGAGCTCGGTGGCGCAGCTCTCCAGCGCGGCGATCTCTGCGTCCAGCTCCTGGATGATCATCGCGGTGCGCCACGACGTCTCCTTCTTGGAGCGCAGGATGTCGCCGTAGATGTGATCGCCGACGTAGAGCACGCTCGAGCCGCGCACGCCCACGAGCCGCTCGAAGTCCTCCAGGTTGCCGTTCTCGTAGATGCGGCCGCGCTCCAGGCCACCCTTGACCGGGCGGGTCGTCTCGCCGTCGCGCTCGACGAACGGCCTGCCCTCCTGGAACCAAGACGGCTTCTGCGCCGCGCAGATCACCACGTCGAAGTAGTGGTGCCAGCTCGGGTACTCGGCCATGCCGCTGCCGAGCAAGTAGGTCATCACCGCTTCGGTGTAGGCGTGCGGCGAGTTGGTCAGCAAGAACAGCTTCTTCCCCGCGGAGCGGAACTTGTGCAGCGTGCGGGCCAGCTCGGGATCGCGCCAGATGTAGCGCGGGAAGTCCGCGGTCACGTGGGCGTAGACCGAGCCGTCGCGGTGCGCGTCGTCGATGGACAGGCGCACGTCGCTGAACAGCGTGGCGTAGTCCACGTGCTCGCCGCGCCGCTCGAGCACGTCCACGATGGCCGAATACGCCGTGACCTCCGAGAGCGCGAACAGCGTGTCGATCCAGTGGTAGCGCGGCGTCTGGGGGCGGATGCGCTTGTGGTGGTAGAGCTCGTCGAGCTCGTCCCGCGCGAGCAGGCGGAGGCCGTGGTAGCCCTTCAGCACGCCCTTGTGGCGGTCCATCTTCAGCACGTGGCCGAGCTTCTTGTCGACCAGCAAGCCCCGGATGGGGAAGCGGGCGTCGTAGCTCAGGTGCTTGAGGTAAGCCGGGTAGCCGCGGCGCACCAGGCGCTCTGCCGTGAGATCGATGCTGATCGCATCCATCTGCTCCTGGTTGTAGATGGCCAGCGTGTAGTCCATGTCGAAGCCCACCCACTCGATGCCCGAGAGGCGCAGGTTGCGGTTGACGAACACGCGATCGGCGCGCGGGATGCCGACGCCTCGGCCGTTCTCGGTGACCACCCCGGGCAAGGGCAGCAGCAGCTGTTTCGGGTGGGGGGGCAACTCGGTCGAACCCTAACAGTATCTCAAGTCCTGCTCACGCCGTGCCCAGCCTGGATCGCCGCCAGGGAGAGCCGGGGTCCGCGCTGCTCGTAGCCCCCGGCGAGGGGACGGCTCGCCATGAACAGCGGGGTGTCCAGATCCACGAAGGAGAAGCCGCCGAGGCCCGCGGCGAAGCAGGCGGAGGTGGTCATGCAGAGCTCGGTCTCGACCATGCCGCCGACCATCAGGCCGAGGCCCGCGGCGCGCGCGGCCGCGACCATGTCGAGGGCCTCGGCGAGGCCGCTCTTCATCAGCTTGACGTTGACCACGTCCGCCGCGCGCTCGCGGGCCAAGACGGCCACGGCCCGCGCGTTCTTCGCGCTCTCGTCCGCGGCGACCGGGATCCGTCCCTGCTCGCGCACGCGACGCAGGCCGTCCAGGTCGCCGGCGGCCGTGGGCTGCTCGAACAGCACCACGCGCGAGCTGCGCGGGCCGAGCCCTGCGACCAGCGCGAGCGCGTCATCGGCCGAGAGCGCCGCGTTCGCGTCAAGGATCAGCCGCGCGCGCGGCGCGGCGTCCAGGATGGCGTCCAGCCGCGCGAGATCGACGTCGAGCGTGGCGGCGCCGATCTTGGCCTTGAGCGTGGCAAATCCGTCGCGGTCGGCGCGCTCCGCCGCCAGCCGCGCTTCGTCGACGCTGCCGGTGACCAGCGTGAGGTCGGTGACCAGCGTCGTCTCCGCGCCGCCGAAGAAGGTCCAGAGCGAGAGCCCGCCGCGGCGGCAGAGCGCGTCGAGCAGCGCCGTCTCCACCGCGCAGCGCGCCGCCGGCGCCCCCGGCGCGAGCTCGGCGAGCTGCGCCGCGACCCGGCGCCAGCGCCGCGCGTCCTGCCCGACCACCACCGCGCGCATGCTGTCCAGGGTCGCGAGCGTCTGCTCCTGGGTCTCGCCGCTCACCGCGGGGAACGGCGCGGCTTCGCCCAGCCCCCGGGTGCCGTCCTCGAGCTCCAGGCTGACCAGCACGTTCTTCGCCGTCTCCTGCACGCCGCCGGCGATGCCGAAGGGCGTCGTGAGCCCGACGTCGAGGGCCTCGGCTCGAAGCTGGGTGATGGCGAGCATGTCTGGCTAGCGTACCGCATCACGCGGCCGAGCCGTGTCAGTTCAGCGGTTGCCCGAGGGTGTCGAGCTTCGCCAGTTCCAGCCTGACGATGCGCTTGGAGACCCACGGGTCCGTGTTGCTGGCCTCTTTCTCGGTCACGTAGAGGTGGGTCTCCGTGAGCGTCCAACCGTCCGAGTGCAGCGCGA
It encodes the following:
- a CDS encoding dipeptide epimerase is translated as MLAITQLRAEALDVGLTTPFGIAGGVQETAKNVLVSLELEDGTRGLGEAAPFPAVSGETQEQTLATLDSMRAVVVGQDARRWRRVAAQLAELAPGAPAARCAVETALLDALCRRGGLSLWTFFGGAETTLVTDLTLVTGSVDEARLAAERADRDGFATLKAKIGAATLDVDLARLDAILDAAPRARLILDANAALSADDALALVAGLGPRSSRVVLFEQPTAAGDLDGLRRVREQGRIPVAADESAKNARAVAVLARERAADVVNVKLMKSGLAEALDMVAAARAAGLGLMVGGMVETELCMTTSACFAAGLGGFSFVDLDTPLFMASRPLAGGYEQRGPRLSLAAIQAGHGVSRT
- a CDS encoding HAD-IG family 5'-nucleotidase; protein product: MLLPLPGVVTENGRGVGIPRADRVFVNRNLRLSGIEWVGFDMDYTLAIYNQEQMDAISIDLTAERLVRRGYPAYLKHLSYDARFPIRGLLVDKKLGHVLKMDRHKGVLKGYHGLRLLARDELDELYHHKRIRPQTPRYHWIDTLFALSEVTAYSAIVDVLERRGEHVDYATLFSDVRLSIDDAHRDGSVYAHVTADFPRYIWRDPELARTLHKFRSAGKKLFLLTNSPHAYTEAVMTYLLGSGMAEYPSWHHYFDVVICAAQKPSWFQEGRPFVERDGETTRPVKGGLERGRIYENGNLEDFERLVGVRGSSVLYVGDHIYGDILRSKKETSWRTAMIIQELDAEIAALESCATELSRIRELYEQREKIEDELRFYQTQFKELGKATNGDGADRVADRARVKRAIDRLRAELRRIDSEHALLHERVDRTFHPYWGSLLKEENEMSGFGLQVATYADIYMRRVSSLLAYSPAQFFRSPHDLMPHEL